The Girardinichthys multiradiatus isolate DD_20200921_A chromosome 9, DD_fGirMul_XY1, whole genome shotgun sequence genome segment GTGGGAGGAAATCAATCAGATTAGAAAACAAAGGATTTTATGCGTAATGTAAGCAATATTTATCTTCCTAAAATAAATAAGGAAAATGGCAAAAATCATCACAACTgtaggatttttatttatttatatattctgattctgtttgaaaatttgctaaaaaaaaaaaaaaaaaggtaacaaAACCAGCGTCCCCAAAGAGAGCATCTTATTTGACAAAAGCTTTCAAAGTTAACCTTCCATCGGCTCATGAGGGCTTTTAAAATGTAGGCCAACAcagcaattattattattattctccaGAAAATATACGGTGGTGATTCGTCTTACTTTGCTCTGCTGCTTCTGGGCCAGTCCACTTTCTAAGGTCAAATCGTTCATTTAGATCCggattagaaaaaaaattaaaacccatGCATGTGATCGTGTGAGGCCCCACCCTCTACACCCTACACCACTCACCTGTGTTGTAGCTGGGTATGTCTATCCCCATGGCCGGGCTCTTCCTCTTGCGGGGCCTCCCCTTCTGCGCCGTCCCGGTGCCGTTGAAGTAGGGCAGGGCGAGGCCGCCGCCCTTGGCCGCCAGCTCGGCGAAGTTGAGCTGCGGATGGTAGTCCGGGCCCTGCACCAGCGTCTCGAAGTGGAGCCGGCAGTACACCAGGCTGTCCTTCATGCCGAAGTGGTCGCCCGTGGTCAAGGTCTTGTTGCACGTGGTGCAGGTGAAGCAGCTCAGGTGGTACACCGAGTCGCGCGCTCGCATCACCATCTCCGAGGCGGATATCCCGAGGTGGCAGCGCGCGCACCTCTGCACGGAGAACCTTCTGGAACAGACGCATCGTCAAAAAATCCgcacacataaaaataaagtcaaatgCAATGCACACGTTTTACTGAATACTAACCTGAAACTGGCTAACAGGGAGGTACAGTGTTCTGGTTGGGGAAAACGTAATGTATGCACGATTAGGCCCGCACTTTGATGACGCTAACAGTCACATCTGGCCTGTAAATGAGCGTGTGTTTAAACAATTTCtcttttaaatgtgtgtgtgtgggggggggggggggatttccTTCACCTCAGTTATTGCACCATTCATCACAATCAATTAGCATTATATCTGATACTAAAATAAgggagaaaaagcaaaaacgcttctgtttatgcatttatattttgtattaGGAGGTCAATGTGAAAATGTGGAGAAAGCTCAACAGCGCCCAAATAAAAGCGACAAATGAGTTACTTTAAAACTAAACGACGGCTAATAAAGCTCAAAACGAGTGAAAAGCGCAAGGAAAAAAGAGAGGGTGACTCATGCATTCATGTCCATGTGGTTAACATTATACAGCCAGAGCATTCCTGCCTAAGCCAGTGTCGAATAAAGTCGAATTTTAGGAGCATAACTTGTTTCCAGGATCACTGTTATGATGTTGGTGTGCAAGAATGAGCCCTAAAGCAGCTTACTGGGTCAGAGTTTATACTGACATGGAAGACGCGGATATTTATCCAAGTTCTCCTTACCTGTAGTAATCCTCCTTGCAATAAATACTCCCATCCTTGGCAAAGCACGTCAGCTCCGACTCCAGCGCCAGTTTACATTCGCAGCACTTGAGGCACCGCAGGTGCCACTGTTTGTCCACGGCCAGGAGGTAGTATCTGTCCGAGATCTTGCCACCGCAGCCGGCGCACAGGGCAGGCTTCTCCGGGCTCATGGAGGTCATGGTCTGGGAGAAAGAACGAAGGTGTGAAAGGGGGAAAAAcgtttatataaatatatatatatatatatatatatatatttatatatatatatatgttattgtatttgttaaaatacaataacaaaattatttatttattatatatatatatatatataaacgtttatatatatatatatatatgttattgtatttgttaaaatacaataacaaaattatttatatatatatatatatatatatatatgtatatatatatatatatataattttgttattgtattttattaaaaatctattttttttctaaataatcaACTTCACCTTATATCATAAAATAAGGATAATATTGTTCAATCTCAAACCAGATATAGGACTAAACACGACACAATAAAAATTAGATAACGTTTTCTCAGTTATCAGTAGGAATTAAATTGGAGCAGTTTTCAACCTTGTTTACTACGTCGCTGTAATATCTGATCCATTTAATACACATCgctacatttttgtttaacataataataataataatagcaataataattataataaccATAACAATGTTTTATcaaattatttagattttgcttacccaaatattgtttttattatcttgaagtacatatttagaaaatctgtatttaatatttcagtaataataattgtttcatttttttcaaagtgacaaattttccaaattaaattcaaataacATCTATTTACCATTCAGTTGGCAGAATAGCGTACATTAAGATAAATCCAGCAGCTCAGGTCTTCCTATCTCAGAAATAATACGTTCAGCCTCAGTTAACCTCACATAATTTACAATTCAAAAATTAATCGTCGCCTGAATTTCAGCTCCATCTCTGCGGTTCTTACCGACTCCCTGCCGTTGAGCTGCATGCCCTTCGCCAGGCGCGACTCCGTCTTCGTCCTCCTTTCCATTTCCTCCATGATTCCTTGGATGTGATCCCCGGAGATACCGTGGAAAAGCATGGCTCCCGGTCCTGGACACAACGTGCAACTGCTCGCCTCTGTTTTGCAGCTCACAACTTCCATATACTGTGCCTCTTGGCTGCGCCccgttttcctttttctctcttttcgtTTTTCTTAGCGCATCCGAGTGGGCTCTATACAAAACACtaaatgggggaaaaaaaaaaaaaacataaaccctGGTGATTCAGATCACCTCCACGGCTGAAAGCAGAAGAAACTACAGCACGGGCGGGACAGGAGGAGAGGCGCTGAATCCCCGCTTCCCGTGAATGTCTCTCATCcagtaaaagaagaaaaaaaaagtagataGTCCAAATGATGCGACAAAACGGTGTGGAAGCTGTGGTGGAGAGGGACCAGGGGATGAGGAGGGGGACTACAGTGTGAACAGTCGCCAAAAAATAATGTCACAAAGTTTTTGCTGGCTTCTTTTTGTGCTGCAGGAGGAAGGGAGGGTGTTCCTCTGTGCTTGGAGGTCAGGTTGGGACTGCCTGGATTTGAGAACCGTGTTGTATTTGTGAAGAGAGAACAGCAGAGCCGGCCCAGTCTGAATAATTTGGTAGGAGGAGTCCTTCTCACTCTCTccccctctccctctctctctctcagcatcACCACTGATTTTCTATTCACCAACAAAGAGCTGTCACTATTTCATCAAAAAAACACCACTTTATCCTCACGTTTTCATGGCCCTTACTCTcccttttaaaaacatgtagctggaataaactaaaataatcagttattatattatattatattatattattcaaACAAATAGGTAGATATGTATCCAAAACTTAGGGAATataaagaaattattaaaattaataaatgtatcaTCATTTGGCGTTTAGGGAGAGCTTCATTCTGAATTCACGCTGTTATTTGgctttatttatgtgtttttgtgtcCTGAAATAACGTAATAAATCTTTCTGCGTGTCTTCCTGCTGTACAGCCGGGGCGGGGCAGTGATCGGTGACAGCCTAAAAGGCGGGGAAAGATTACATTAAACAATCCTAAAAGAATAGAGCGTATAATTAGGATTTTGTCTTAGAATGAAAAGCACAATGTGCGTTTTTTGAAACGAAAAAGAATAAACGATGAATATAAATATCCTATGTATACATTTGTTCAGACCAAAGTCAACTGTCTATTTTCATTTCCTGAAATGTCTGatttttttatgcaaataaGTAAATTATGACTAGCCTGTGCATACCTGTAAACGTCATGCAGAACAAATCTTACTCTCCCTTCCAATAAACGCCACATTTTTTGCAGGAATTAAGAGCTCATCCACACATTTAATGTCCTGTATGAGATAAAAACATCGTTTACCTGCAAGAGACTTGATGGGATGGTGCATAACACTGCAAAGCCATATTTTTTGGTTATATTTTCTGAAAAGATTCCATGAATAAATATTGCATTTTATGTGGGTCACTGTGGagtaatataataaaaatcagTGTAACTTTTAAAGGGTGTGAAAgctgttttatataaaataaaataaaaagaagatggGCCAGAGTGTAATAGTTTCAGTTGAAGGGCCAGGAGGGGGTAGAAACTATCCAGGCTCACACAGGGCCGGATTTAGGAGGATGTGGGGCCCTGGGATAGATCCAGTTTTGGTGCCTTATAGATTAATAGTTTGGTACGCATTACTTTAAGGTCTATACACCTTAGTcacataaaaaagttttttttctaaaacaatcTTTTAAACTGTCCTTTCAAAAAAATCCTCATAAACACAGTATCGGTTCTGGAGAGCTCTTTGTCCACACACGTACAAAAAAAGCCCAAATTATTAAAGTGACCATGCTAGGGCTGTATGCAACAATGTAAGGAATAATAACTAAAGACGGAGGTGTGGAGTATCCTAAGACATCACACTGATATAGTTTAACCACTTTTctagaaaaatgaaatataaaatttgttttgatgCCCCCATAACCTTGGGCCCTGGGCTACTGCCCCTGTGAACCAGCTTTAAGTCCAGCCAAGGGCTTACAAACCCAACCCAGGTCCAAAATCAGCCTTAATAATTTACAAGATTTTTAATCAATGTTTGCCACAAAGTGACATTATAGCAAAAAATAATAGATTTACATATGCTCAGGAGGATTTGCAGGTGTGGATGCTTCATCTCAAGACATATAATGTCTTCATGACCCCCCCACCACCAACCCCATCCCCCTATTTTctaccccccccccacacacacacacacaccccgtGAAGTTGTGTTGGCTTTAATTGGAGGCCCCTTGATAGCAGCGCTGTAAGCTGAAGCCTGAGCCTTCCTGGACGGGCTGGAGCTGCAGCTGTTCTCAGAGCAGCGACGTTCATTTGCTCTCTGTCAGGGTCTTAGCAGCAGCCGCAAAGCGGTGAGAATGGTCCAAACGGATCGCATATCACCTGGACAAAGACACCCCGAGAGGAAAAAAAGGGCAAACCATCTCTGTGTGAAATTCGTTCACACTGCTAAtttgtttttgagtttttttcttccactagaAAGTTGGAAATTGcgcctttatatatatattttcttccaAACGCATGAGGTTTATTCTAACATGCACACgattatatgtttttttgtcacGTTAGTTTTGACCCGTCGCCTCCAGCAGTGGCATTTCATTTGACTGAAGATGCATTAACCAGTGTGTCATTGAACACCAAGGGGACGAGGCAATCATCTCTTTGTTGCTTTcgttttgtcttgttttctttCCCATTTCCTCCCAAACCTTACGTGCCAACGTGccctttttaatttattttttaactactTTTTGCAATCATAACGTACATAACAGACCAAATAGATCACATACAATGTATTTACCATATTAAAacgtgaaaaagaaaaacatattttatcatgaacattttatatatatatatatatatatatttttttttttttcttctaatctTTACGTGCAAGTAAAGGCTTTACAAATGTTTTCGCTTTGCAAAGAATAAATATTGGATACAGTAAATTGCATGcagccattttttaaattttgtaattATGCGTGATGAGCAGAAAGTCTTCTCTAATTCATTTTAACTGTAAAAGTTATCGGATGCAAATAAGAATACCTGAATTTCGATGCTTTcatctttttccttttatcAATAAACGATCAGAGTTGCACAAAATTTCTTTTCAGCATCGCACCTAGGGAGGGGGGAAATCAATCCAGGGCCTTACCTTCCATCACATCCCCGTTCATCCTGCAGAATATCAACCGTGTCATCGTTACATCCTCATATGTGTCGCGCATTTCTCTACCCACATTCCTCCGTCGATTTTCTCCAGTTTTTGTGTCAAATCGAGCCCCGCTCTGTGTTATTATCGCCGCAAGACTGAAGAGTTGCAGAAAGGGTCTTACCTGAGGCTGAGAGATTCCCTGTGCGGCGCGCAGGCGGAGGAGCTGCGGACTGTGCGCGCAGAGCGGTGGAGACAGACAGGCGGAGGAGACGCTGCCGGTAGATGGGGGGGGGTGCGGGGATGAGGGTGAGGCGGGGGCGGGTGGTCCTCGTTTTAGAGCGCGCAGTTCCCGTTCGAgcgtcaattaaaacacaagaCATTTAAATATTCCCCTCTCTCATATGCAGACATCCCTCAACAGAGCAGCAAACAGGAAAACGGGAAGGCATGAGCCAATGGCCTCCTATGGAGCCTCTAATTCCCAAACAACAGGGAGAACAGAAACAGTGTTAAATTAAATAAGCGGCTGTTTAATGCATTCAGAAATAAACggggttttttattattatcttcACAACCTGAAACAACCCGCAAAATGCGAATGCATCTGCTCTAATTTTTTGTTGCAATACAAATTATTCATCAAACGCAGTTCACATGCACGGTCACAAAATGCACCAACACACATGAATGTTGGTGGTTGCATAGACATTAGGAGGGAACGGCTGCAGCTTCAGGTCCTCTCTCTGGCCGCAGAGGTTTGTGTGAAAATGCAATAATATAGGTGTGCAGTCAAACTCGATCAATCAGTCTGACGAAGATGTGGAGCGCAGCAACACATGCCGGCAATGAAGAAATGCTTCTGCCTTGAATACGCAAATGCCAAATTAAAACAACACAGTGCGCGttaatttatgtgtttttgcaGATAGGAACCAGGTGGAGCCTTAACTCACAGCGGTGATTTAATCATCACAGTTTTTGTCCCGTACCTTCTCCTGTTTTTGAAGGGTTATCACAATTATAATTATCCAGAATTTATATTTACCACGAATAATGTCTGATTCtccttttaaaaatgatttttataatagaataaaaaattaataatttgcATTGCACATTTTACAGTGAAATTACAGAGGTGCACAGTACATGAataaatggggggggggggaggggggaggAATCACAACATAAATTTCACATTATTTCATCGTTGGACTGATTTGTGTCCCCagatctgtccatccatctttacctaaaacaaaaaaatgagatGTCTAGATAGAAATCAGAAATCTGCACACATGTGGCCTTTTGTAACAAGATTACATAGACAGAATCCGAACATTTCAACCTTCACCTGAATATTCCAGAAGTATTTCTTAAAGTAGAATTCACTTTTATTATGACTATTTTATCTAAATTtagagaataaataaataaaaaaaacacaaccacgtgataaatttttttttatttggcagaCTAAAAGATAGCATGACAACCATCTGTTACATTAAAGAGCATAAAGTGCATACTGGCTCCATTTGAACTGcatatttattgttaaataaatgaGGAAATGGGCAGCATCCAGAATAGGATGTCCAAGAAGAACAacacacactctctcacacacacacatgcacatagaGGCTCAGATGGACAGATTTCAAATGACAAGTTAAAAGAGTACAGTTGTGCTGGGAGCAAAAGGGTGACAATTAATTACTCCTCTGCATAAACGATCATGTGCAACACTGCTAACAGTCATtttgctttgcttcttcagCCTGGGTTGACATCACAGTGCATCTCATCAATAATGCAGCAAAGGCAAGATCCGTTTCACAGCGCACCACAACACGTCAACGTGCACGTGGCGGTCCTCCGAGGGTGATACCCAGAAACAGGCTCTGCATCCCATCTGGGCTCCTCTGTGCAACCTATCCTGGACGCCGTGGCTCCTCTCTGCTGTAGGGCATGGTGGTTGGATTACCACACATCCAGGGTTCATGTGGAGTTATCATTTCTGGGTCACCTCCAATGACACTCTGTCTTGCAGAGCAGCTCTCCCCGAGCATGGACAGGAGAAGGAGTGGAGGAGTGGAGGAGAGGTTGAGGAGGAGGGAAGACTCCCCAGCTCTCCCAGGATCCACTGTGGAGTAGGGAACCACAAGCTAAACACTGAAAGAATGAAGGAAAGGGAAGGGGAGAGAGGGTGGAGGGGGGTTGAGGAGGAGCAACGGAGGGAGGAGTGAAGCACTGTAAAGCTTTATAGTCACATGTATCGCAGTCACATGAGCCTGGGTGGGTGGGTGAAAGGATGGAGATATGTTTACAGGCACAAAATGACCATGAAGGGAAAATCTTTGAAGGAAATATGAAAGTGGGAAATATCTGAACAGACCAGCAGATAAActtaattttaaagaaatttaatCCAGTCTTCTGTTAAGATTATGCTCATGTTTTTGTATATTTCGTTGGTCATTTCCATTTTACTCAAACTCCCTGCATCCTCCACTTTCTCTTCTACACCCCCCACCCTCCCTTTATCTCCCCATCCTTgccttccctccctccttcgATCTCCtccctgctctgctctgctggaGCTCAAATCACAACCCCGGTCCCTGGCAGATGGAGGATAGGAGAGAGAAGCTCTTAACTAGCCAGCCTGAGCCTCTGCTCTCTGCACACCAACTGCTGCCTGCCTCCACTCCCTGC includes the following:
- the lhx9 gene encoding LIM/homeobox protein Lhx9 isoform X4, producing the protein MEVVSCKTEASSCTLCPGPGAMLFHGISGDHIQGIMEEMERRTKTESRLAKGMQLNGRESTMTSMSPEKPALCAGCGGKISDRYYLLAVDKQWHLRCLKCCECKLALESELTCFAKDGSIYCKEDYYRRFSVQRCARCHLGISASEMVMRARDSVYHLSCFTCTTCNKTLTTGDHFGMKDSLVYCRLHFETLVQGPDYHPQLNFAELAAKGGGLALPYFNGTGTAQKGRPRKRKSPAMGIDIPSYNTGCNENDTDHLDRDQQAYAPTQKTKRMRTSFKHHQLRTMKSYFAINHNPDAKDLKQLAQKTGLTKRVLQGEQILGHYSHTSRRLKIP
- the lhx9 gene encoding LIM/homeobox protein Lhx9 isoform X3, whose translation is MEVVSCKTEASSCTLCPGPGAMLFHGISGDHIQGIMEEMERRTKTESRLAKGMQLNGRESTMTSMSPEKPALCAGCGGKISDRYYLLAVDKQWHLRCLKCCECKLALESELTCFAKDGSIYCKEDYYRRFSVQRCARCHLGISASEMVMRARDSVYHLSCFTCTTCNKTLTTGDHFGMKDSLVYCRLHFETLVQGPDYHPQLNFAELAAKGGGLALPYFNGTGTAQKGRPRKRKSPAMGIDIPSYNTGCNENDTDHLDRDQQAYAPTQKTKRMRTSFKHHQLRTMKSYFAINHNPDAKDLKQLAQKTGLTKRVLQVPMSGGRVERHSKLLKVQCEIPTVSDDDAADLLKQPRLH
- the lhx9 gene encoding LIM/homeobox protein Lhx9 isoform X1, which translates into the protein MEVVSCKTEASSCTLCPGPGAMLFHGISGDHIQGIMEEMERRTKTESRLAKGMQLNGRESTMTSMSPEKPALCAGCGGKISDRYYLLAVDKQWHLRCLKCCECKLALESELTCFAKDGSIYCKEDYYRRFSVQRCARCHLGISASEMVMRARDSVYHLSCFTCTTCNKTLTTGDHFGMKDSLVYCRLHFETLVQGPDYHPQLNFAELAAKGGGLALPYFNGTGTAQKGRPRKRKSPAMGIDIPSYNTGCNENDTDHLDRDQQAYAPTQKTKRMRTSFKHHQLRTMKSYFAINHNPDAKDLKQLAQKTGLTKRVLQVWFQNARAKFRRNVLRQENGGVDKADGTSLPPPSSDSGALTPPSSAATLTDLTNPSITVVTSVTSSLDSHDSGSPSQTTLTNLF
- the lhx9 gene encoding LIM/homeobox protein Lhx9 isoform X2, coding for MEVVSCKTEASSCTLCPGPGAMLFHGISGDHIQGIMEEMERRTKTESRLAKGMQLNGRESTMTSMSPEKPALCAGCGGKISDRYYLLAVDKQWHLRCLKCCECKLALESELTCFAKDGSIYCKEDYYRFSVQRCARCHLGISASEMVMRARDSVYHLSCFTCTTCNKTLTTGDHFGMKDSLVYCRLHFETLVQGPDYHPQLNFAELAAKGGGLALPYFNGTGTAQKGRPRKRKSPAMGIDIPSYNTGCNENDTDHLDRDQQAYAPTQKTKRMRTSFKHHQLRTMKSYFAINHNPDAKDLKQLAQKTGLTKRVLQVWFQNARAKFRRNVLRQENGGVDKADGTSLPPPSSDSGALTPPSSAATLTDLTNPSITVVTSVTSSLDSHDSGSPSQTTLTNLF